The proteins below are encoded in one region of Oryzias melastigma strain HK-1 linkage group LG9, ASM292280v2, whole genome shotgun sequence:
- the LOC112148786 gene encoding rabphilin-3A translates to MTDTVMSGGSGRWVSNDRQGSMHAKDKEQGNWTMQPGPGPGPDLTDEEKEIINSVIARAEKMEAMEQERIGRLINRLDDMKKTVCGDGVSRCLLCGEQLGSPGVSSVVCEDCKKHMCTKCGTQCGSQPRAVWLCKICREQREVWKRSGAWFFKGFPKHFLPSPMPLSKPKEAAAQKKTEPQRTVGSEQRDKVTQPQPGPSKSQPPVAEQQVSSKASAAESQGRAGYPPVAPKPSVRMATGGAGPEELGQGSPVVMKKMVPVQSSRQPPSAQQGPVAGDAYSSGAPPEQRSSLDRRQPTPYGSHTPRQQAPPAEEEEEVNDYDSDEATTLGSLEFGLLYEQESNSLHCSILKAKGLKPMDSNGLADPYVKLHLLPGASKSNKLRTKTLRNTRNPVWNETLTYHGLTEDDMQRKTLRVSVCDEDKFGHNEFIGETRVALKKLKMNTKKNFNVCLERVVPTKKTATAGTARGISLYEDEAGKDGTEVEERGRVLISLMYSTQQNRLIVGVVRCVHLAAMDANGYSDPYVKISLKPDMGKKGKCKTQIKKRTLNPEFNEEFSFDIKHSELAKKTLDISVWDYDIGKSNDYIGGCQLGITAKGERLKHWYECLKNKDKKIERWHTLYNENHVASD, encoded by the exons ATGACAGACACAGTGATGAGCGGCGGGTCGGGCCGCTGGGTCTCAAACGACAGGCAGGGAAGCATGCATGCTAA GGATAAAGAGCA GGGTAACTGGACCATGCAGCCAGGTCCCGGTCCCGGTCCAGATCTGACAGATGAAGAAAAGGAGATAATAAACAGTGTGATTGCCCGGGCGGAGAAAATGGAGGCAATGGAGCAGGAAAGAATCGG CCGCCTGATAAACCGTCTGGACGACATGAAGAAGACGGTTTGTGGAGATGGAGTGTCCCGCTGTTTGCTGTGTGGAGAGCAGCTTGGATCACCGGGGGTCAGCTCAGTGGTGTGTGAAGACTGCAAAAAG CACATGTGTACTAAGTGTGGGACGCAGTGTGGCAGTCAACCACGGGCTGTTTGGCTCTGCAAGATCTGCAGGGAACAACGGGAG GTGTGGAAGAGGTCTGGTGCCTGGTTTTTCAAAGGTTTTCCAAAGCATTTTTTGCCTTCACCCATGCCATTATCAAAACCAAAGGAGGCAGCTGCCCAGAAGAAAACGGAGCCTCAGAGGACAGTAGGCTCTGAGCAGAGGGACAAGGTCACCCAACCACAACCAG GTCCTAGTAAGAGTCAGCCTCCAGTTGCAGAGCAACAAGTTTCAAGCAAGGCTTCAG CTGCAGAGTCACAAGGCCGGGCTGGTTACCCACCTGTGGCCCCTAAACCATCTGTGCGCATGGCCACGGGCGGGGCTGGCCCTGAGGAGCTCGGTCAGGGAAGTCCAGTGGTCATGAAGAAGATGGTACCTGTCCAGAGCTCAAGACAGCCGCCTTCTGCTCAGCAAG GTCCTGTGGCAGGAGACGCTTACTCCTCTGGAGCTCCTCCAGAGCAGAGATCCTCTCTTGACAGGAGGCAGCCCACTCCCTACGGCTCTCACACCCCCCGTCAACAAGCCCCCCctgctgaggaggaggaagaggtgaACGACTACGACTCTGATGAAGCCA CCACGTTGGGTTCGCTGGAGTTCGGCCTGCTCTACGAACAGGAGAGCAACAGCCTCCACTGCAGCATCCTCAAAGCAAAG GGACTGAAGCCCATGGACTCAAATGGATTGGCAGACCCTTATGTGAAGCTTCATCTGCTGCCAGGGGCTAGTAAG TCTAACAAGTTGCGCACAAAGACTTTGAGGAACACTCGTAACCCAGTGTGGAATGAAACACTCACCTATCACGGCCTGACAGAGGATGACATGCAGCGCAAGACTCTCCG GGTCTCTGTCTGCGATGAAGACAAGTTTGGGCACAACGAGTTTATCGGGGAAACTCGAGTGGCACTAAAGAAACTGAAGatgaacacaaagaaaaacttcaacGTGTGTCTTGAGAGGGTTGTGCCT ACAAAGAAAACTGCAACCGCTGGAACAGCAAGAGGGATCTCACTCTACGAAGATGAG GCAGGGAAAGATGGCACGGAGGTGGAGGAACGTGGTCGTGTTTTGATCTCGCTCATGTACAGCACGCAGCAGAACCGCCTCATCGTCGGCGTTGTGCGATGCGTCCACCTGGCTGCCATGGATGCTAACGGCTACTCCGACCCCTACGTCAAGAT ATCTTTGAAGCCGGACATGGGGAAGAAGGGGAAGTGcaaaacacaaatcaagaagAGGACTTTGAATCCTGAATTTAATGAG GAATTCAGCTTTGACATCAAACACAGTGAACTGGCCAAGAAGACGTTAGATATCTCTGTGTGGGATTACGACATTGGGAAGTCTAATGATTACATTG GGGGGTGTCAGCTGGGAATCACTGCCAAAGGGGAGAGGCTGAAGCACTGGTACGAGTGTTTGAAGAACAAGGACAAGAAGATCGAGCGCTGGCACACCTTGTATAATGAGAATCACGTTGCTAGTGATTAA